A DNA window from Cryptosporangium phraense contains the following coding sequences:
- the steA gene encoding putative cytokinetic ring protein SteA translates to MRLPTLRRPRSADGDTATAGPARLDRRTKRLTQRLKPGDVAIIDHVDIDRVAGDALVASGVSAVINASPSISGRYPNLGPEVIVAAGIPLLDSVGQEIFDRLREGQRVRIEGKSVFLGDEEVATGQRQDTESIAAAMAEAKAGLSVQLEAFAANTMEYMKRERDLLLDGVGVPEIKTPIDGRHCLIVVRGYDYREDLEVLGSYIREFRPVLIGVDGGADALVEAGYTPDLIVGDMDSVSDDVLRCGAEVVVHAYPDGRAPGLARVDRLGVRAVVFPAAATSEDIAMLLADERGATLIVAVGTHATLVEFLDKGRAGMASTFLTRLRVGGKLVDAKGVSRLYRQRVSSMSLFVLIASALCAMAAALAISTIGRTWMQLLAEQWDNLVFQLQRLFS, encoded by the coding sequence ATGCGCCTCCCGACTCTCCGACGCCCCCGCTCCGCCGACGGTGACACCGCGACGGCGGGACCGGCGCGCCTCGACCGCCGAACGAAGCGACTGACCCAGCGCCTCAAGCCGGGCGACGTCGCGATCATCGATCACGTCGACATCGACCGGGTCGCCGGCGACGCACTGGTCGCCTCCGGCGTCTCCGCGGTGATCAACGCGAGCCCGAGCATCTCCGGGCGCTACCCGAACCTGGGCCCCGAGGTGATCGTCGCGGCCGGTATCCCGCTGCTCGATTCCGTCGGGCAAGAGATCTTCGACCGGCTGCGCGAAGGGCAGCGCGTCCGGATCGAAGGGAAGTCGGTCTTCCTCGGGGACGAGGAGGTCGCGACCGGCCAGCGGCAGGACACCGAGAGCATCGCGGCCGCGATGGCGGAAGCCAAAGCGGGTCTGTCGGTGCAGCTCGAGGCGTTCGCCGCGAACACGATGGAGTACATGAAGCGGGAGCGGGACCTCCTGCTCGACGGCGTCGGGGTACCCGAGATCAAGACGCCGATCGACGGTCGGCACTGCCTGATCGTCGTGCGGGGTTACGACTACCGGGAGGACCTCGAGGTCCTCGGGTCTTACATCCGGGAGTTCCGTCCGGTTCTGATCGGCGTCGACGGTGGTGCGGACGCGCTGGTGGAGGCGGGTTACACCCCCGACCTGATCGTCGGCGACATGGACTCGGTCTCCGACGACGTGCTGCGCTGCGGCGCCGAGGTCGTGGTGCACGCCTACCCCGACGGACGCGCGCCCGGGCTGGCCCGGGTCGATCGGCTCGGTGTTCGCGCAGTGGTGTTCCCGGCCGCCGCGACCAGCGAAGACATCGCGATGCTGCTGGCCGACGAGCGGGGGGCCACGCTGATCGTCGCGGTCGGCACGCACGCTACGCTGGTCGAGTTCCTCGACAAAGGACGCGCCGGGATGGCGTCCACGTTCCTGACCCGGCTGCGGGTCGGCGGCAAGCTGGTCGACGCCAAGGGCGTGAGCCGGCTGTACCGCCAGCGGGTGTCGTCGATGTCGCTGTTCGTGCTCATCGCTTCGGCGCTGTGCGCGATGGCGGCGGCGCTGGCGATCTCCACCATCGGACGCACCTGGATGCAACTGCTCGCGGAGCAGTGGGACAACCTGGTCTTCCAGCTGCAGAGGCTGTTTTCGTGA
- a CDS encoding copper transporter, with protein sequence MINFRYHVVSLTAVFLALAVGLVLGTAALNGTVQNQINEQVSGLRNSNGQLRDQVEELQTRAASQDQFVQQIAPGLLAGRLTARSVLLVSGPTADSDDTTQVVKMIKLAGGTVTGQVRLKKDFTDPNKEDALQDLAARITPAGVTNLPNNGVGVETASALLATVLLATKAQITDLNRTQILAGYEGLGVLDLDGEVSKTLPTAVVVVSGAPETGTDAADRNKAFLNVVKQFDAVAAQMVLAAPTAAGAGNPVASVRDDGTLAKTISTVDGVSLAEGQVAAAMALAEQFTGRAGHYGTGSGASARIPTLRS encoded by the coding sequence GTGATCAACTTCCGGTACCACGTGGTCTCGTTGACCGCGGTGTTCCTCGCGCTCGCGGTCGGCCTGGTGCTCGGCACCGCCGCGCTCAACGGCACCGTGCAGAACCAGATCAACGAGCAGGTCAGCGGCCTGCGCAACAGCAACGGGCAGCTACGCGACCAGGTCGAGGAACTCCAGACCCGGGCCGCGTCGCAGGACCAGTTCGTGCAGCAGATCGCGCCCGGCCTGCTGGCCGGCCGGCTCACCGCCCGGTCGGTGCTGCTGGTCAGCGGCCCGACGGCGGACAGCGACGACACCACCCAGGTCGTCAAGATGATCAAGCTCGCCGGGGGGACCGTCACCGGTCAGGTGCGGCTCAAGAAGGACTTCACCGATCCCAACAAAGAGGACGCCCTGCAGGACCTGGCCGCCCGCATCACGCCGGCCGGGGTGACGAACCTGCCGAACAACGGCGTCGGCGTGGAGACCGCGTCGGCGCTGCTGGCGACCGTCCTGCTGGCCACCAAGGCGCAGATCACCGACCTCAACCGGACGCAGATCCTGGCCGGGTACGAGGGCCTGGGGGTCCTCGACCTCGACGGCGAGGTCAGCAAGACGCTGCCGACCGCGGTCGTGGTCGTCTCCGGGGCCCCGGAGACCGGCACCGACGCGGCCGACCGCAACAAGGCGTTCCTCAACGTGGTCAAGCAGTTCGACGCGGTCGCGGCCCAGATGGTGCTGGCCGCGCCGACCGCGGCCGGGGCGGGCAACCCGGTGGCCTCGGTGAGGGACGACGGTACTCTGGCCAAGACCATCTCGACCGTGGATGGGGTGTCGCTCGCGGAAGGCCAGGTCGCCGCCGCGATGGCGCTGGCCGAGCAGTTCACCGGCCGCGCCGGGCACTACGGCACGGGCAGCGGCGCGAGCGCACGGATCCCCACGCTCCGCAGCTGA